The Solanum pennellii chromosome 11, SPENNV200 genome contains a region encoding:
- the LOC107004859 gene encoding histone H2B-like has product MAPKAEKKPAEKKPAAEKSPAVEKSKAGKKLPKDGGSAVAADKKKKKSKKSVETYKIYIFKVLKQVHPDIGISSKAMGIMNSFINDIFEKLAQESSKLARYNKKPTITSREIQTAVRLVLPGELAKHAVSEGTKAVTKFTSEKKPAEKKPAEKTPVAEKAPAEKKPKAGKKLPKDAAAGDKKKKRSKKAVETYKIYIFKVLKQVHPDIGISSKAMGIMNSFINDIFEKLAQEASRLARYNKKPTITSREIQTAVRLVLPGELAKHAVSEGTKAVTKFTSS; this is encoded by the exons ATGGCACCAAAGGCAGAGAAGAAACCCGCAGAGAAGAAGCCAGCAGCCGAAAAATCTCCGGCGGTGGAAAAATCGAAGGCCGGGAAGAAGCTACCAAAAGACGGTGGTTCCGCCGTCGCCGctgacaagaagaagaagaaatctaaGAAATCGGTGGAAACCTACAAGATCTACATCTTCAAGGTGCTGAAGCAAGTTCATCCTGATATCGGGATCTCGAGCAAAGCTATGGGGATCATGAACAGCTTCATCAATGATATCTTCGAGAAGCTTGCTCAGGAATCTTCAAAACTTGCTAGGTATAACAAAAAGCCTACTATCACTTCGCGAGAAATTCAAACTGCTGTTCGATTGGTTCTTCCCGGTGAATTGGCTAAACACGCTGTTTCTGAGGGTACTAAGGCTGTTACCAAATTCAC ATCTGAGAAAAAGCCCGCAGAGAAGAAGCCAGCTGAGAAAACTCCCGTCGCCGAGAAAGCTCCGGCGGAGAAGAAGCCAAAGGCTGGGAAGAAGCTCCCAAAGGATGCTGCCGCCGgtgacaagaagaagaagaggtcGAAAAAGGCTGTTGAGACTTACAAGATCTATATCTTCAAAGTTCTGAAGCAGGTTCATCCTGATATCGGTATTTCAAGCAAAGCTATGGGTATCATGAACAGTTTCATCAATGATATCTTTGAGAAACTTGCTCAGGAAGCTTCCCGACTTGCCCGCTACAACAAGAAGCCTACTATAACTTCTCGGGAAATTCAGACGGCTGTTCGATTGGTCCTTCCTGGTGAATTGGCTAAGCATGCTGTCTCTGAAGGCACAAAGGCTGTTACCAAATTCACTAGCTCTTAA
- the LOC107004858 gene encoding uncharacterized protein LOC107004858 isoform X3: protein MSINEKSYWYLLQWRSMSLQSKFGENAVSMSHAATHWFLLMSVKVVDDLPSALLLLQKVQNQEGSYIDFLGIIIRLASSRVLRLWLAK from the exons ATGTCAATTAACGAAAAGTCTTATTGGTATCTGCTGCAATGGAGAAGTATGTCTTTACAATCCAAGTTCGGTGAAAACGCAGTTTCAATGAGTCATGCTGCAACACACTGGTTTTTGCTGATGTCTGTAAAAG TGGTTGATGATTTGCCTTCAGCTCTTTTGCTTCTTCAGAAAGTTCAAAACCAG GAGGGGTCCTATATCGACTTTCTTGGTATCATCATCCGTCTTGCAAG CTCGAGGGTCCTTCGATTATGGTTGGCCAAATGa
- the LOC107004858 gene encoding uncharacterized protein LOC107004858 isoform X1: protein MSINEKSYWYLLQWRSMSLQSKFGENAVSMSHAATHWFLLMSVKVVDDLPSALLLLQKVQNQEGSYIDFLGIIIRLASCSLGVLCLLLANHSTTTHVSICNVMFFHLFLLNNLN, encoded by the exons ATGTCAATTAACGAAAAGTCTTATTGGTATCTGCTGCAATGGAGAAGTATGTCTTTACAATCCAAGTTCGGTGAAAACGCAGTTTCAATGAGTCATGCTGCAACACACTGGTTTTTGCTGATGTCTGTAAAAG TGGTTGATGATTTGCCTTCAGCTCTTTTGCTTCTTCAGAAAGTTCAAAACCAG GAGGGGTCCTATATCGACTTTCTTGGTATCATCATCCGTCTTGCAAG tTGCAGCTTGGGGGTTCTCTGTTTACTGTTGGCCAACCATTCCACCACAACTCATGTTTCGATCTGTAATGTAATGTTTTTTCACTTGTTTCTTCTAAATAATCTGAACtga
- the LOC107004858 gene encoding uncharacterized protein LOC107004858 isoform X2: protein MSLQSKFGENAVSMSHAATHWFLLMSVKVVDDLPSALLLLQKVQNQEGSYIDFLGIIIRLASCSLGVLCLLLANHSTTTHVSICNVMFFHLFLLNNLN from the exons ATGTCTTTACAATCCAAGTTCGGTGAAAACGCAGTTTCAATGAGTCATGCTGCAACACACTGGTTTTTGCTGATGTCTGTAAAAG TGGTTGATGATTTGCCTTCAGCTCTTTTGCTTCTTCAGAAAGTTCAAAACCAG GAGGGGTCCTATATCGACTTTCTTGGTATCATCATCCGTCTTGCAAG tTGCAGCTTGGGGGTTCTCTGTTTACTGTTGGCCAACCATTCCACCACAACTCATGTTTCGATCTGTAATGTAATGTTTTTTCACTTGTTTCTTCTAAATAATCTGAACtga